Below is a window of Streptomyces sp. ITFR-16 DNA.
CCGGGTGCTGGCGCTGGTCGACGCGGTGATCTGGGTGGTGGACCCGGAGAAGTACGCGGACGCCGCCCTGCACGAGCGCTATCTGCGGCCCCTCGCCGGACACGCGGAAGTCACCTTCGTCGTCCTCAACCAGATCGACCGGCTGCCCGGCGACGCGGCCGACCAGGTCCTGGACGACCTGCGCCGGCTGCTCGACGAGGACGGCATGGCCCTCGGCGAGCACGGCGAACCCGGCGCGACCGTCCTGCCGCTGTCCGCCCTCACCGGTGAGGGCGTCGGCGAACTGCGGGAACTGCTCGGCCGGTTCGTCCAGGACCGCACGGCGGCCACCCGCCGGCTCTCCGCCGATGTGGACGCCGCGGCGGCCAGGCTCCGCCCGGTGTACGTCGCCGAGGGGCGGCCGGGACTGGGGGAGCGGGCCCGAGAGGAGTTCGCCGACCGGCTGGCGGAGGCCGTGGGAGCGGCCGCCGCGGGCCAGGCCGCCGAACGGGAGTGGCGCCGCAACGCCGGACGGGCCTGCGGCACCCCGTGGCTGCGCCTCTGGCGCTGGTACGAGTCCACGCGGCAGCCGGGCAGCCTGGACCGTACGGCGCTCGCCGCGCCCCCCGAGGAACACCTCACCGCGCGCCAACGCGTCGAACAGGCCGTGCGCACGGTCGCGGACGACGCCGCCGACGGACTGCCCGGCCCCTGGGCCCAGGCGGTGCGCGAGGCGGCGGTGCACGGAGCGGAGGGCCTGCCCGAGGCGCTGGACGAACTGTCCGGCCGGGCCGGGGCGACGGAGAACCGGGGCGCGGAACCGGCCGCCGGTGAGCCCGGACCCGCCGACGGGGGAGCCTCCGGCGCGCGCACGAAGCCGCCGCGCCCCGCCTGGTGGCCGGCGGCCGTGCTCGCCCAGGTGGCGATGACCCTGCTGCAGATCTTCGGCGGTCTCTGGCTGGCCGGCCAGATCATCGGCGTACTGGAGCCGGGACTGCTGACGCCCGCGCTGGTGATGCTGGCGGGGATCATCGGCGGACCGCTGGTCGAGTGGTCCTGCGCGGCGGCGGCCCGGGGGCCCGCGCGGCGGTACGGCCAGGAGGCCGAGCGCCGGCTGCGCGAGGCGGCGGCGGCCTGCGGGCGGGCCCGGGTGCTCGACCCGGTGGCGGCCGAGCTGGTGCGCTACCGCGAGGTGCGCGAGCGGTATGTGGCGGTGACGGAGTTTTCCACAACAGGCCGTTAGTCCACAGGCTCCGGCAGGAATTCCGCCTCTCCTTCAGCATGGGACCAGTGACCGGGCGCAACAGCGCGATCACTGAATGTCCGGGCCGAAGGGGAGGCGAATTCATGAACGAGACCTTGGTGACGCTGGTGGGCAACGCGGCGACCGGTGTGGAATTCCGGGAGACCGCGGCCGGGGGAATGGCCCGGTTCCGTTTCGCGGTGACACCGCGCCGCTGGGACCGGACCAAGGAGCTCTGGACCGACGGGCACACCAGCTTCTACACGGTATGGGCCTGGCGCACGCTCGCGGCGAATCTGACGGGTTCCGTTTCCGTGGGCGAACCCCTGGTGGTGCACGGCAGGTTGAAGGTGCGCGAGGAGGAACGGGAGGGGCAGCGGCGGACATTCGTGGACATCGAGGCGGTGGCCGTGGGCCATGACCTGACACGCGGGACGTCGGCGTTCCGGCGGGTGGTC
It encodes the following:
- a CDS encoding GTPase; the encoded protein is MTAVTDKGPGRSRGRNRRPEAAAAPGTGSAPETPGTGWDDGLIARRASAAAEDGAPEAVPEALAEDDVRPQVEAYATDSPLVPRLDALRELVGLSRARLDRSALAEAGRVLDEAAARQRLSSRHTVVAIAGASGSGKSALFNALAGAQISETGLRRPTTAAPIACSWTDGAAGLLDRLAVPGRLRRRPGTGGTAADEALQGLVLVDLPDHDSAARGHRDQVDRVLALVDAVIWVVDPEKYADAALHERYLRPLAGHAEVTFVVLNQIDRLPGDAADQVLDDLRRLLDEDGMALGEHGEPGATVLPLSALTGEGVGELRELLGRFVQDRTAATRRLSADVDAAAARLRPVYVAEGRPGLGERAREEFADRLAEAVGAAAAGQAAEREWRRNAGRACGTPWLRLWRWYESTRQPGSLDRTALAAPPEEHLTARQRVEQAVRTVADDAADGLPGPWAQAVREAAVHGAEGLPEALDELSGRAGATENRGAEPAAGEPGPADGGASGARTKPPRPAWWPAAVLAQVAMTLLQIFGGLWLAGQIIGVLEPGLLTPALVMLAGIIGGPLVEWSCAAAARGPARRYGQEAERRLREAAAACGRARVLDPVAAELVRYREVRERYVAVTEFSTTGR
- a CDS encoding single-stranded DNA-binding protein, with the translated sequence MNETLVTLVGNAATGVEFRETAAGGMARFRFAVTPRRWDRTKELWTDGHTSFYTVWAWRTLAANLTGSVSVGEPLVVHGRLKVREEEREGQRRTFVDIEAVAVGHDLTRGTSAFRRVVRGEPGLTSLREGPAESGPDLWAVRKEGAPEEREGEPEAVEQAPERRGRPAARRRTARQKADAEPVPVS